One window of Vespa velutina chromosome 2, iVesVel2.1, whole genome shotgun sequence genomic DNA carries:
- the LOC124957969 gene encoding histone-lysine N-methyltransferase SMYD3 isoform X1 produces the protein MRIKNMYNQDFVSAGTTILTSKPFAYVLRGLLRNERCDYCLQSGKLFKCSVCQYVYYCNRICQKEAWSIHKIECPNLKRISPKIIPDAARLMARIIIKLHQGGGEEMGYYSETNYRKFKDLMSHYSDIKKDVKRMEHFTSLCGVLFEFLGNIPIPNSAELMGIYGRICINSFNILDPDMNSIGVGIYLAPSVIDHSCKPNAVAVFEGTTIIIRTLEDLPCLNWSQIKISYIDLLNSTKDRCEELQNLYYFLCDCQRCMQPEPMATAAACPKTSCTYPNSFDAIICKKCNAKFPSNFKAIFDEVKEFTAHHLQDMKNMAYLDVSKICLKKQEGVLHTFNIQYVRTLEAAFDASVNLNSWEEAEHYGKKLIPGYLLYYGEIHPLTGLLYLMAGKIQLYLNKAKQAYDTLRKAHSVLTITHGERHSLLSENLKPLLYQAMNAVKDL, from the exons atgagaatcaaaaatatgtataatcaaGATTTTGTAAGCGCGGGAACAACAATTTTAACTTCAAAACCGTTTGCATATGTTTTAAGAGGTTTATTACGAAATGAAAGATGTGATTACTGTTTACAAAG tgGAAAACTTTTTAAGTGTTCTGTTTGTCAATACGTATATTATTGCAATCGTATTTGCCAAAAAGAAGCTTGGTCAATACATAAGATAGAATGTccaaatttgaaaagaatatcACCAAAAATTATACCTGATGCTGCAAGACTCATGGctcgtataattataaaacttcatcaaggtggaggagaagaaaTGGGATATTATTCAGAGACAAATTATAGGAAATTTAAAGATCTTATGTCTC ATTATTCTGACATTAAAAAAGATGTTAAACGAATGGAACATTTTACTTCATTGTGTGGAGTCCTATTCGAATTTCTTGGGAATATACCTATACCAAATTCTGCAGAGTTAATGGGTATTTATGGTAGAATATGTATTAATTCCTTTAATATATTAGACCCAGATATGAATAGTATTGGAGTTGGTATTTATCTGGCACCGTCTGTAATTGATCACAGCTGTAAACCTAATGCTGTAGCTGTATTCGAAGGAACtacaattattatacgaaCACTTGAAGATCTTCCATGTTTGAATTGGTCACAg ataaaaatatcatatatcgaTCTACTCAATTCAACTAAAGATAGATGTGAAGAATTACAGAATTTATACTATTTTCTGTGTGATTGTCAAAGATGCATGCAACCAGAGCCAATGGCAACAGCTGCTGCTTGTCCAAAAACGTCTTGTACATATCCAAATTCTTTTGATgctattatatgtaaaaaatgtaatgcAAAATTTCCATCAAATTTTAAAGCGATATTTGACGAAGTTAAGGAGTTCACTGCCCATCATTTAcaagatatgaaaaatatggcTT ATCTTGATGTGAGTAAAATATGCTTAAAAAAGCAAGAAGGTGTTCTACATACATTCAATATCCAATATGTACGTACTTTAGAAGCAGCATTTGATGCATctgtaaatttaaattcatgGGAAGAAGCAGAACATTATGGAAAAAAACTTATACCAGGATATTT gttATATTATGGAGAGATACACCCTTTAACTGGTCTATTATATCTTATGGCaggaaaaattcaattatatctGAATAAAGCAAAGCAAGCTTATGATACGTTAAGGAAAGCGCATTCTGTATTAACAATAACGCATGGAGAAAGACATTCTTTATTGTCTGAAAATTTGAAACCTCTCTTATATCAAGCTATGAATGCTGTTAAAGACTTGTAG
- the LOC124957969 gene encoding histone-lysine N-methyltransferase SMYD3 isoform X2, giving the protein MKENVDILKKGTAIITAKPFSFVLSSKQKAIRCDNCLKSGKLFKCSVCQYVYYCNRICQKEAWSIHKIECPNLKRISPKIIPDAARLMARIIIKLHQGGGEEMGYYSETNYRKFKDLMSHYSDIKKDVKRMEHFTSLCGVLFEFLGNIPIPNSAELMGIYGRICINSFNILDPDMNSIGVGIYLAPSVIDHSCKPNAVAVFEGTTIIIRTLEDLPCLNWSQIKISYIDLLNSTKDRCEELQNLYYFLCDCQRCMQPEPMATAAACPKTSCTYPNSFDAIICKKCNAKFPSNFKAIFDEVKEFTAHHLQDMKNMAYLDVSKICLKKQEGVLHTFNIQYVRTLEAAFDASVNLNSWEEAEHYGKKLIPGYLLYYGEIHPLTGLLYLMAGKIQLYLNKAKQAYDTLRKAHSVLTITHGERHSLLSENLKPLLYQAMNAVKDL; this is encoded by the exons atgaaagaaaatgtagatattttaaaaaagggCACAGCAATTATTACTGCcaaacctttttcttttgttttaagtTCGAAGCAAAAAGCTATTCGATGCGATAATTGTCTTAAAAg tgGAAAACTTTTTAAGTGTTCTGTTTGTCAATACGTATATTATTGCAATCGTATTTGCCAAAAAGAAGCTTGGTCAATACATAAGATAGAATGTccaaatttgaaaagaatatcACCAAAAATTATACCTGATGCTGCAAGACTCATGGctcgtataattataaaacttcatcaaggtggaggagaagaaaTGGGATATTATTCAGAGACAAATTATAGGAAATTTAAAGATCTTATGTCTC ATTATTCTGACATTAAAAAAGATGTTAAACGAATGGAACATTTTACTTCATTGTGTGGAGTCCTATTCGAATTTCTTGGGAATATACCTATACCAAATTCTGCAGAGTTAATGGGTATTTATGGTAGAATATGTATTAATTCCTTTAATATATTAGACCCAGATATGAATAGTATTGGAGTTGGTATTTATCTGGCACCGTCTGTAATTGATCACAGCTGTAAACCTAATGCTGTAGCTGTATTCGAAGGAACtacaattattatacgaaCACTTGAAGATCTTCCATGTTTGAATTGGTCACAg ataaaaatatcatatatcgaTCTACTCAATTCAACTAAAGATAGATGTGAAGAATTACAGAATTTATACTATTTTCTGTGTGATTGTCAAAGATGCATGCAACCAGAGCCAATGGCAACAGCTGCTGCTTGTCCAAAAACGTCTTGTACATATCCAAATTCTTTTGATgctattatatgtaaaaaatgtaatgcAAAATTTCCATCAAATTTTAAAGCGATATTTGACGAAGTTAAGGAGTTCACTGCCCATCATTTAcaagatatgaaaaatatggcTT ATCTTGATGTGAGTAAAATATGCTTAAAAAAGCAAGAAGGTGTTCTACATACATTCAATATCCAATATGTACGTACTTTAGAAGCAGCATTTGATGCATctgtaaatttaaattcatgGGAAGAAGCAGAACATTATGGAAAAAAACTTATACCAGGATATTT gttATATTATGGAGAGATACACCCTTTAACTGGTCTATTATATCTTATGGCaggaaaaattcaattatatctGAATAAAGCAAAGCAAGCTTATGATACGTTAAGGAAAGCGCATTCTGTATTAACAATAACGCATGGAGAAAGACATTCTTTATTGTCTGAAAATTTGAAACCTCTCTTATATCAAGCTATGAATGCTGTTAAAGACTTGTAG
- the LOC124957970 gene encoding surfeit locus protein 4 homolog isoform X2, which produces MWFQWNDQKEYMDMSWGCGKYFAHIFVLVNLIGQLGGCVMVIGRWQVNIACGVLFFILVLQTFAYSILFDIQFLFRNLALIGALLLVLAESRVEGRSLFAGVPSLGDNKPKNLLQLAGRILLAFMFITLFRFEVSFLQILQDILGSILMLLVTIGYKTKLSALLLVLVLSALNIYHNAWWTIPDHKPLRDFLKYDFFQTLSVIGGLLMLVSLGPGGVSMDEHKKEW; this is translated from the exons ATGTGGTTTCAATGGAATGACCAAAAAGAATATATGGATATGTCTTGGGGTTGTGGAAAATATTTCGCTCATATTTTCGTTCTCGTTAATTTAATTGGGCAGCTTGGAGGATGTGTTATGGTTATTGGAAGATGGCAAGTCAACATAGCTTGTGGAgttctatttttcatattgGTTTTACAGACATTTGCCTatagtattttatttgatatacaaTTCCTGTTCAGGAATTTAGCACTTATAGGTGCATTACTCCTTGTTTTGGCTGAATCTAGAGTAGAAGGAAGATCATTGTTTGCCGGTGTTCCATCACTTGGCGATAATAAGCCTAAAAATTTACTGCAACTTGCTGGAAGAATACTTTTAGCATTCATGTTTATAACTTTGTTTCGCTTTGAAGTGTCATTCCTTCAAATTTTACAAGATATTCTGGGAAGCATTTTAATGTTATTGGTGACTATTGGATATAAAACTAAACTTAGTGCTTTGCTTTTGGTACTTGTACTTTCTGCATTGAACATTTATCACAATGCATGGTGGACTATTCCAGATCATAAACCCTTACGAGACTTccttaaatatgattttttccAG ACATTATCAGTAATTGGTGGCCTTTTAATGCTGGTATCTTTGGGTCCTGGAGGAGTATCAATGGATGAGCACAAGAAAGAGTGGTAG
- the LOC124957970 gene encoding surfeit locus protein 4 homolog isoform X1, producing MVISQEVLSKAEEIADQVIRSGKHILPTLARLCLISTFLEDGLRMWFQWNDQKEYMDMSWGCGKYFAHIFVLVNLIGQLGGCVMVIGRWQVNIACGVLFFILVLQTFAYSILFDIQFLFRNLALIGALLLVLAESRVEGRSLFAGVPSLGDNKPKNLLQLAGRILLAFMFITLFRFEVSFLQILQDILGSILMLLVTIGYKTKLSALLLVLVLSALNIYHNAWWTIPDHKPLRDFLKYDFFQTLSVIGGLLMLVSLGPGGVSMDEHKKEW from the exons ATGGTGATCTCGCAAGAGGTTCTTTCAAAAGCTGAAGAAATAGCAGATCAG GTTATACGTAGTGGGAAACATATATTACCAACCCTAGCAAGATTGTGTCTTATATCCACATTTTTAGAAGATGGTCTTCGAATGTGGTTTCAATGGAATGACCAAAAAGAATATATGGATATGTCTTGGGGTTGTGGAAAATATTTCGCTCATATTTTCGTTCTCGTTAATTTAATTGGGCAGCTTGGAGGATGTGTTATGGTTATTGGAAGATGGCAAGTCAACATAGCTTGTGGAgttctatttttcatattgGTTTTACAGACATTTGCCTatagtattttatttgatatacaaTTCCTGTTCAGGAATTTAGCACTTATAGGTGCATTACTCCTTGTTTTGGCTGAATCTAGAGTAGAAGGAAGATCATTGTTTGCCGGTGTTCCATCACTTGGCGATAATAAGCCTAAAAATTTACTGCAACTTGCTGGAAGAATACTTTTAGCATTCATGTTTATAACTTTGTTTCGCTTTGAAGTGTCATTCCTTCAAATTTTACAAGATATTCTGGGAAGCATTTTAATGTTATTGGTGACTATTGGATATAAAACTAAACTTAGTGCTTTGCTTTTGGTACTTGTACTTTCTGCATTGAACATTTATCACAATGCATGGTGGACTATTCCAGATCATAAACCCTTACGAGACTTccttaaatatgattttttccAG ACATTATCAGTAATTGGTGGCCTTTTAATGCTGGTATCTTTGGGTCCTGGAGGAGTATCAATGGATGAGCACAAGAAAGAGTGGTAG
- the LOC124957971 gene encoding ubiquitin-like protein 5: protein MLEITCNDRLGKKVRVKCNPDDTIGDLKKLIAAQTGTHWEKIVLKKWYTIFKDHIKLQDYEIHDGMNLELYYQ from the exons atgttagaaataaCTTGCAATGATCGATTAGGAAAAAAGGTTAGAGTGAAATGTAATCCAGATGATACTATCGGTGATTTGAAGAAACTAATAGCAGCTCAAACTGGAACACATTgggaaaaaattgtattaaaaaaatggtACACTATCTTCAAAGACCATATTAAACTGCAGGACT ATGAAATACATGATGGCATGAATTTAGAGTTATATTATCAATAG
- the LOC124957968 gene encoding integrator complex subunit 10 produces MLEKSSGGENQLSKEDYLIMRAKEALSSDIYAAKSWLITAKSLFPHSAKVQFEAYQIEKLSKNVKEAAKCFSEIFQNFPDDRDIWKEIEMVTTCLRSEQCDPETEFLCQMFQHIPQDLQHRLLVMTADHSEDTMEHCKLLLLLIRKFPQTTPTHGPRLVETLLTAEKHSHPGRAVNGFRRLLACDALPLLGAAPVELNPRLGLRLLCKAVEFYLAYIQQPQDIQIQYPWDRLFHVVELIGKKLGWELSNLFSIPWNRETYSEKLQQYAVVHAANLCEEVIVRQLLMCTIVVLLRILNEHAMLINNGETMYCLVEAFGELISSLTEPKLKKRKREDNSGIVVTSDGDYSGNGLGFAVKLWDLLHSSDYLQREIDKLNQQARLDAWLNPFSTDLAMYKGLHHEVLTRLSQEGSSLSTHLRFASTCFFLKDYKGMLEYIVLVASSLPSICGKVSHNLTVPSTRHLHYLSLARYPVLQYCCRLLLLAIKENFSIPGTVGDLAIGHALVLMQIDWPQEASTLSIITERIINRGSFVYPLFQSYIICVDILEELTYLWTEHGGGVSLDIATGSGVLQSRRITTRGADKGVREEVKQAMRRQAARDGVDPLDELLQKFIVNEKSAILHSLIIQ; encoded by the exons ATGTTGGAAAAATCTTCCGGAGGAGAAAATCAATTATCGAAAGAGGATTACTTAATAATGCGTGCTAAAGAAGCATTATCAAGTGATATTTATGCAGCAAAGTCGTGGTTGATTACCGCTAAGTCTTTATTTCCTCATAGCGCGAAAGTTCAG tttGAAGCATACCAAATTGAGAAGCTATCAAAAAATGTCAAGGAAGCTGCAAAATGTTTTAGTGAAAT ATTTCAGAATTTTCCAGATGATCGAGATATttggaaagaaatagaaatggtAACTACATGTTTACGTTCTGAACAATGTGATCCAGAGACGGAATTTTTATGTCAAATGTTTCAACATATTCCTCAAGATTTACAACATCGTTTATTAGTTATGACAGCTGATCATAGTGAAGATACAATGGAGCATTGTAAATTGTTACTCCTCTTAATACGTAAATTTCCTCAAACTACACCAACACATGGA cCACGTTTAGTAGAAACTCTACTCACTGCAGAAAAACATAGTCATCCAGGACGTGCTGTAAATGGTTTTAGACGGTTATTAGCTTGTGATGCATTACCACTTCTTGGAGCTGCCCCTGTTGAACTTAACCCTCGTCTTGGATTAAGATTGCTTTGTAAAGCTGTGGAATTTTATTTAGCATATATACAACAACCACAAGATATACAAATTCAGTATCCATGGGACAGACTTTTTCATGTAGTGGAgttaattggaaaaaaattagGATGGGAACTAAGCAATTTATTCTCCATACCTTGGAATCGGGAAACATATAGCGAGAAACTACAACAGTATGCAGTTGTACATGCAGCTAATTTATGTGAAGAAGTTATTGTACGCCAATTACTAATGTGTACAATTGTagtattattaagaatattaaatgaacATGCAATGCTTATTAATAATGGGGAAACTATGTATTGTTTAGTAGAAGCTTTCGGAGAGttaatttcttctcttactg agccaaaattaaaaaaacggaaaagggAAGATAATTCAGGGATTGTTGTAACTAGTGATGGAGACTACAGTGGTAACGGTCTTGGTTTTGCTGTCAAATTGTGGGATTTATTGCACAGTAGTGATTATttacaaagagagatagataaactTAATCAACAGGCACGATTGGATGCATGGTTAAATCCATTTTCAACAGACTTAGCTATGTATAAAGGCTTACATCATGAAGTGTTAACTAGACTATCTCAAGAAGGTTCCTCTTTGTCTACTCATCTACGGTTTGCTagtacttgtttttttttaaaagattataag ggTATGCTGGAATATATTGTTTTAGTAGCAAGCTCTTTACCTTCAATATGTGGGAAAGTATCCCATAACTTAACCGTTCCATCCACACGACATTTGCATTACTTGTCCCTTGCACGTTATCCTGTTTTACAGTATTGTTGCAGACTACTTCTTTTAGCAATAAAG gaaaatttttctatacctGGAACTGTAGGAGATTTGGCTATTGGACATGCATTAGTTTTAATGCAGATTGATTGGCCGCAAGAAGCTAGCACATTATCTATAATTACTGAAAGGATTATTAATCGTGGATCTTTTGTATATCCATTATTtcaatcatatattatatgcgtAGATATTTTAGAGGAATTGACGTATCTGTGGACAGAACATGGTGGTGGTGTGTCTTTAGATATTGCTACTGGCTCAGGAGTATTAcaaa gCCGACGTATTACAACACGTGGTGCTGATAAGGGAGTCCGTGAAGAAGTAAAACAAGCTATGCGACGTCAGGCAGCGCGAGATGGTGTTGATCCACTAGATGAATTATTGCAAAAATTTATTGTCAATGAAAAAAGCGCAATTTTACATAGCTTAATTATACagtaa